In one window of Drosophila ananassae strain 14024-0371.13 chromosome XR, ASM1763931v2, whole genome shotgun sequence DNA:
- the LOC6505219 gene encoding uncharacterized protein LOC6505219: MLRIRSVVLILIVMALALVAAKQDTSARQFGGQGGFGNGLGSGVGAGFGPGIGPGALYPGGQGGYGPSPQQPGCPLCDSSVYSYCSHKMVHDACCCDFPGSSPQLRPPQCSFYDCSLLYAKSCYEHLLIRNCCCNNPY; the protein is encoded by the exons ATGTTGCGCATACGCAGTGTGGTTCTCATCCTTATTGTTATGGCCCTGGCGCTAGTGGCTGCCAAGCAGGACACGTCGG CTCGCCAGTTTGGTGGTCAGGGCGGCTTTGGCAATGGCCTGGGATCTGGTGTAGGAGCTGGTTTTGGGCCTGGCATTGGTCCTGGTGCCTTGTATCCTGGCGGCCAGGGCGGCTATGGCCCCTCGCCCCAACAGCCCGGCTGTCCTCTCTGCGACTCCTCCGTCTACAGCTACTGCTCCCACAAAATGGTCCACGACGCCTGCTGCTGTGACTTTCCAG GCTCTTCCCCCCAGCTGAGACCGCCCCAGTGCTCCTTCTACGACTGCTCCCTGCTCTACGCCAAGTCCTGCTACGAGCACCTCCTGATCAGGAACTGTTGCTGCAATAATCCCTACTAG
- the LOC6505049 gene encoding trithorax group protein osa → MMPLRLTLLLAFCCCAAQAVLSCKELKRREAGFDTYGPPPRPAPQYGPPPQQQHVPHREYGVPQQIPFREYGPPAIKYGPPKLNFLSGGGGGGGGGGLHEQIKTHFGVPKPFYGPPHIQHKPAPQYGPPPPKPAPQYGPPPPQYGPPPQPAPQYGPPPPKPAPQYGPPPQPAPQYGPPPPQKIIHRPAPQYGPPKPQYGPPPPPPQSLPAPHAAPLFRPAHQPASSYGPPASGPLNLPPKPIYDAPPPNYGPPPLPVALPGPPPPATTIILSGGGGGHSGPSGPGPVKQVQIQIDASGHTHSVSGSQAPFHTACDGWKPIPAPVGAYVEQNHIETQGGYSQVAQGHGGGVGVGVGVGVSGFGTQYSSLGASGSGGSSIVDGLSDEQLVAVALQGGSDGGQVITGPGSNSIETEALQVAIGSLDDTYSKPPSDSYAPGSVHAQKYQTIGHSAGPPPPPPSGNYGPPPPPPGGNYLPPPPPGGNYGPPPPQFAALTSSSSSSSHSHAHSNSQSNVNIQYGPPPPSGNPQPFPQHGAGQPNKPVAYRPPVPAGLLESIGATVQHLDLFGVKPAQQPATYIPPAANEIALPGPPPAPLPAPQALYQPPPPPPQQQAPPQVIVQQQLPAPQPGPAFVHQQKQFGPPGPPPPPEPQYLPPPPVANVRPLGPPPPPPPSQQYLPAAPPPPLFFQQQQQQQQQHHHHHVENSYSASQVHSQGLPLPQQAPRFSQLALQQPQQPQPIIIHDCGHGPNLVSSTGYQVQQQQVHQQHQNQQQQQFQQFGSISAASAGAYNAIAQSIPVAEQHTQQLVAGPADSYGPPPSGNDIDFDHTGYASQKNAVAALPDGTDPQQLPGLDGLDVLSAQKSQSIQLTGQQPTQNFQVQFGGSLNNAPGAVASGDANHEEILSQGLLQSILTAIEQPNQQQQQQGLPQNHKAQSRSDEHGSEHAEDHAAGDAEDHEDGEEQSVSSSNRVEVRVLPEDEEETPAEVKQIEPIVVNEEEEAKH, encoded by the exons ATG ATGCCACTACGCCTTACCCTTCTGCTGGCCTTCTGCTGCTGTGCCGCCCAGGCGGTCCTCAGCTGCAAGGAGCTGAAGCGCCGCGAGGCCGGCTTCGACACATACGGCCCACCGCCCCGTCCTGCCCCCCAGTACGGCCCGCcgccccagcagcagcacgtGCCCCACCGGGAGTACGGCGTCCCTCAGCAGATACCCTTCCGGGAGTACGGACCACCGGCCATTAAGTACGGCCCGCCCAAGCTCAACTTCCTGagcggcggcggaggaggaggaggaggtggtggccTCCACGAGCAGATCAAGACCCACTTCGGAGTGCCCAAGCCCTTCTACGGACCACCCCACATCCAGCACAAGCCGGCGCCCCAGTACGGACCCCCGCCACCAAAGCCCGCTCCCCAGTACGGACCCCCTCCTCCACAGTACGGACCTCCGCCCCAGCCGGCTCCCCAGTACGGACCCCCGCCACCGAAGCCTGCTCCCCAGTACGGACCTCCGCCCCAGCCCGCTCCCCAGTACGGACCTCCGCCGCCGCAGAAGATCATCCACCGCCCGGCGCCCCAGTACGGACCTCCTAAGCCCCAGTACGGGCCACCCCCACCACCGCCCCAGTCCCTGCCGGCGCCCCATGCCGCTCCCCTCTTCCGGCCCGCCCACCAGCCAGCCTCCTCGTACGGCCCCCCCGCCTCCGGACCCCTGAACCTGCCGCCCAAGCCGATCTATGATGCCCCGCCCCCGAACTACGGCCCACCACCACTGCCAGTGGCACTGCCAGGACCCCCACCACCGGCCACCACCATTATCCtgagcggcggcggcggaggacACTCTGGACCCAGTGGACCCGGACCCGTGAAGCAGGTCCAGATCCAGATCGACGCCTCCGGACACACCCACAGCGTGAGCGGCTCCCAGGCGCCCTTCCACACGGCATGCGACGGCTGGAAGCCCATCCCGGCTCCAGTGGGCGCCTACGTGGAGCAGAACCACATCGAGACCCAGGGAGGCTACAGCCAGGTGGCCCAGGGACATGGCGGCGGCGTCGGTGTCGGTGTCGGTGTCGGAGTCAGTGGCTTTGGAACCCAGTACAGCTCGCTGGGAGCTTCGGGCagtggcggcagcagcatCGTGGACGGACTCTCGGACGAGCAGCTCGTGGCAGTGGCCCTGCAGGGCGGCAGCGACGGCGGCCAGGTGATCACCGGACCGGGATCGAACTCCATTGAGACGGAAGCCCTACAG GTCGCTATTGGATCCTTGGACGACACGTACTCGAAGCCACCATCCGACTCCTACGCTCCTGGCTCGGTGCATGCTCAGAAGTACCAGACCATTGGCCACTCGGCTGGACCTCCACCTCCGCCGCCCAGTGGCAATTACGGCCCTCCGCCACCACCCCCGGGTGGCAACTACCTGCCACCTCCTCCACCCGGCGGTAACTATGGCCCTCCTCCACCCCAGTTTGCGGCTCTCaccagtagcagcagcagcagcagccacagccacgcccactccaACTCGCAGTCGAATGTGAACATCCAGTACGGCCCCCCGCCGCCCTCCGGCAACCCACAGCCCTTCCCGCAACACGGAGCCGGGCAGCCCAACAAGCCAGTGGCCTACAGGCCCCCGGTGCCCGCCGGCCTGCTCGAGTCCATTGGAGCCACTGTGCAGCACCTGGATCTGTTCGGAGTTAAGCCTGCCCAGCAACCGGCCACCTACATCCCGCCAGCAGCCAATGAGATTGCTCTGCCCGGGCCACCGCCCGCTCCCCTGCCCGCACCACAGGCCCTCTACCAGCCACCCCCACCGCCGCCCCAGCAACAGGCCCCGCCCCAGGTGATTGTGCAACAGCAGCTGCCCGCCCCCCAGCCCGGACCGGCCTTTGTTCATCAGCAGAAGCAGTTCGGACCACCGGGTCCCCCGCCGCCGCCAGAGCCCCAGTatctgccgccgccgccagtGGCCAATGTGCGTCCTCTGGGACCacccccaccaccaccgccgtCCCAGCAATACCTGCCAGCTGCCCCACCGCCACCACTCTTcttccagcagcagcagcagcagcagcagcagcaccaccaccaccatgtCGAGAACAGCTACAGCGCCTCGCAGGTGCACTCGCAGGGACTGCCACTGCCCCAGCAGGCGCCCCGCTTCAGTCAACTGGCCCTgcagcagccacagcagcCCCAGCCCATCATCATCCACGACTGCGGACATGGACCCAATCTGGTGAGCAGCACTGGCTACCaggtgcagcagcaacaggtccaccagcagcaccagaaccagcagcagcagcagttccAGCAGTTCGGCAGCATATCGGCAGCATCGGCAGGAGCCTACAACGCCATCGCCCAGAGCATCCCGGTGGCCGAGCAGCACACCCAGCAACTGGTGGCCGGACCGGCCGACAGCTACGGACCCCCGCCCTCCGGCAACGACATCGACTTTGATCACACCGGCTATGCCTCGCAGAAGAACGCCGTGGCGGCCCTGCCCGACGGCACCGATCCCCAGCAGCTGCCCGGATTGGATGGCCTGgacgtgctctccgcccagaAGTCGCAGAGCATCCAGCTGACCGGCCAGCAGCCGACCCAGAACTTCCAGGTGCAGTTTGGCGGATCGCTGAACAATGCCCCCGGAGCCGTTGCCAGCGGAGATGCCAACCACGAGGAGATCCTCTCCCAGGGACTCCTCCAGTCGATCCTGACGGCCATCGAGCAGCccaaccagcagcagcagcagcagggtCTGCCCCAGAACCACAAGGCCCAGAGCCGCTCCGACGAGCACGGCAGCGAACATGCCGAGGATCATGCCGCCGGCGATGCCGAGGATCATGAGGATGGCGAGGAACAGTCGGTGAGCTCATCGAACCGGGTGGAGGTTCGCGTCCTGCCCGAAGACGAGGAGGAGACCCCCGCCGAGGTGAAGCAGATCGAACCGATCGTGGTcaacgaggaggaggaggccaaGCATTAG